One genomic window of Bradyrhizobium sp. CCGE-LA001 includes the following:
- the boxC gene encoding 2,3-epoxybenzoyl-CoA dihydrolase codes for MAGEDRRLAGGATFIDFQTEPSRYKHWKLAVEGDVATLTMDVDENGGLFEGYLLKLNSYDLGVDIELADVIQRLRFEHPEVKVVVMRSAKNRVFCAGANIRMLAGSTHAHKVNFCKFTNETRNGMEDSSENSGQRFITVVNGSAAGGGYELALATDHIILADDGSSAVALPEVPLLAVLPGTGGLTRVVDKRKVRRDHADFFCTIEEGVKGKRAVQWRLVDEIAPNSKLEAKIAERAKEFAGQSKRKGSGKGIALSPLKRVIDENSIRYGFVTVDIDRTARIATISIKAPEAAPPADIDGMMAQGAAFWPLQVAREIDDAILHLRINELEIAMLVFKSHGDRAHVLASDAFLEANKAHWLVNEIRHYWKRVLKRIDVTSRTLVTLVEPGSCFAGTLAELVFAADRSYMLIGTRQGDNRPPPSIELSAMNFGPYPMSHGLTRLESRFQADPSDVERVEATLGTALDAEQAEELGLVTFALDDIDWDDEVRVFLEERASFSPDSLTGMEASLRFVGPETMESKIFARLTAWQNWIFQRPNAVGEEGALRRYGSGQKPKFDMTRV; via the coding sequence ATGGCCGGGGAAGATCGGCGCCTTGCAGGCGGCGCGACATTCATCGATTTCCAGACCGAACCCTCTCGCTACAAGCACTGGAAGCTCGCGGTCGAGGGTGACGTCGCGACGCTGACCATGGACGTCGACGAGAACGGCGGCCTGTTCGAGGGCTATCTGCTCAAGCTCAACTCCTACGACCTCGGTGTCGACATCGAGCTCGCCGATGTGATCCAGCGGCTTCGCTTCGAGCACCCGGAGGTGAAAGTCGTGGTGATGCGCTCGGCCAAGAACCGCGTGTTCTGCGCCGGTGCCAACATCCGCATGCTCGCCGGCTCGACGCACGCTCACAAGGTCAATTTCTGCAAGTTCACCAACGAGACCCGCAACGGCATGGAAGATTCTTCCGAGAATTCCGGCCAGCGCTTCATCACCGTGGTGAACGGCTCCGCCGCCGGCGGCGGTTATGAGCTGGCGCTTGCGACCGATCACATCATCCTCGCCGATGACGGCTCGTCCGCCGTGGCGCTGCCCGAGGTGCCGCTGCTCGCGGTGCTGCCGGGCACCGGCGGGCTGACGCGCGTCGTCGACAAGCGCAAGGTGCGCCGCGACCACGCCGACTTCTTCTGCACTATCGAGGAAGGCGTGAAGGGCAAGCGCGCGGTGCAATGGCGCCTCGTCGACGAGATCGCGCCGAACTCGAAGCTCGAGGCCAAGATCGCCGAACGTGCCAAGGAGTTCGCAGGCCAGTCGAAGCGCAAGGGCAGCGGCAAGGGCATTGCGCTTTCGCCGCTCAAGCGCGTCATCGACGAAAACAGCATCCGCTACGGCTTCGTCACGGTCGACATCGACCGCACAGCGCGCATCGCCACCATCTCCATCAAGGCACCGGAGGCGGCACCGCCGGCCGATATCGACGGCATGATGGCGCAGGGCGCTGCATTCTGGCCGCTCCAGGTCGCGCGAGAGATCGACGACGCCATCCTGCATCTGCGCATCAACGAGCTCGAGATCGCCATGCTGGTGTTCAAGAGCCACGGCGATCGCGCCCATGTGCTCGCCAGTGACGCTTTCCTCGAAGCCAACAAGGCGCACTGGCTGGTCAACGAGATCAGGCATTATTGGAAGCGCGTGCTCAAGCGCATCGACGTCACCTCGCGCACGCTGGTGACGCTGGTCGAGCCCGGCTCCTGCTTTGCCGGCACGCTCGCCGAACTCGTCTTCGCTGCCGACCGCTCCTACATGCTGATCGGCACGCGCCAGGGCGACAACCGTCCGCCGCCGTCGATCGAACTGTCCGCGATGAATTTTGGCCCGTATCCGATGAGCCATGGGCTGACGCGGCTGGAGTCACGCTTCCAGGCCGATCCGTCCGACGTGGAGCGCGTCGAAGCAACGCTCGGCACCGCGCTCGACGCCGAGCAGGCGGAAGAGCTTGGCCTCGTCACCTTCGCGCTCGACGACATCGACTGGGACGACGAAGTCCGCGTGTTCCTGGAGGAGCGCGCCAGCTTCTCGCCCGACAGCCTCACCGGCATGGAAGCGAGCCTGCGCTTCGTCGGTCCCGAGACGATGGAATCGAAGATCTTCGCGCGGCTGACTGCGTGGCAGAACTGGATCTTCCAGCGCCCGAACGCAGTCGGCGAGGAAGGCGCTCTGCGCCGCTATGGCAGCGGTCAGAAGCCGAAATTCGATATGACGCGAGTTTAG
- a CDS encoding DUF309 domain-containing protein, which produces MSVPSNASGPLPWPQWAYVPGETGAPDADGETLDIAKALVPPAFRGHVPARHPALRYGLALNDRGYFWEAQEVLEAVWAAAPQGGRERILLRACVHIANANLRLRMQRPHSAARLFGDALGELRTLKSRKAAAAGDGFVETFPVAALIALLQAKLGRSELSKADWIALGAIVRS; this is translated from the coding sequence ATGAGTGTGCCTTCGAACGCGAGCGGGCCGCTGCCGTGGCCGCAATGGGCCTATGTGCCGGGCGAGACCGGTGCGCCCGATGCCGATGGCGAGACGCTGGACATCGCCAAGGCGCTGGTGCCTCCGGCGTTCCGCGGCCATGTGCCGGCGCGCCATCCGGCGCTACGGTACGGACTTGCTCTCAACGATCGCGGCTATTTCTGGGAAGCGCAGGAGGTGCTGGAGGCCGTATGGGCCGCAGCCCCGCAAGGCGGCCGAGAGCGCATTCTGCTGCGCGCCTGCGTCCACATCGCCAATGCCAATTTGCGGCTGCGGATGCAGCGGCCGCACTCGGCCGCGCGCCTGTTCGGGGATGCGCTCGGCGAACTGCGCACGCTGAAGTCCCGCAAAGCGGCAGCGGCCGGCGACGGCTTCGTCGAGACCTTCCCGGTCGCGGCCCTGATCGCGCTGTTGCAAGCCAAGCTCGGCCGTTCAGAGCTCTCCAAGGCCGACTGGATCGCGCTCGGGGCGATCGTGCGCTCGTAA
- a CDS encoding alpha/beta fold hydrolase, which translates to MTNLTPTGFLSIGNASLEYKWLAPQSADAPTIVMLHEGLGSVGLWGDFPERLQQATGAGIFVYSRAGYGQSSKVTLPRPLDYMQREALDVLPKLLDAIGFKRGLLLGHSDGASIATIYAGAHQDHRLSGLVLIAPHFIVEDISVKSIAAIKATFETTDLKAKLARWHQDADNAFYGWNGAWLDPKFRDWDISEYLAYIRVPVLILQGANDQYGTLRQVEIAQQECYCPVDFKVISEAGHSPHREAPGATLDAIEQFASAALRDDQGLQGRAA; encoded by the coding sequence ATGACCAACCTCACCCCTACCGGTTTCCTCAGCATCGGCAACGCCAGCCTCGAATACAAATGGCTGGCGCCGCAATCCGCCGACGCTCCCACCATCGTCATGCTGCATGAAGGCCTCGGCTCCGTCGGCCTTTGGGGCGATTTCCCGGAAAGGCTCCAGCAAGCCACGGGCGCCGGCATCTTCGTCTATTCGCGCGCGGGCTACGGCCAGTCGAGCAAGGTGACGCTGCCGCGGCCGCTCGATTACATGCAGCGCGAGGCGCTGGACGTGCTGCCCAAGCTGCTCGACGCCATCGGCTTCAAGCGCGGCCTGCTGCTCGGTCATTCCGACGGTGCCTCGATCGCGACGATCTATGCCGGCGCGCATCAGGATCATCGCCTCAGCGGTCTCGTGCTGATCGCGCCGCATTTCATCGTCGAGGACATCTCGGTCAAATCCATCGCCGCGATCAAGGCCACCTTCGAGACCACGGACCTCAAGGCAAAGCTGGCGCGCTGGCATCAGGATGCCGACAACGCCTTCTATGGCTGGAACGGCGCCTGGCTCGATCCGAAATTCCGCGACTGGGACATCTCCGAATACCTCGCCTATATCCGCGTTCCCGTCCTGATCCTGCAAGGCGCGAACGACCAATATGGGACATTGCGTCAGGTCGAAATTGCGCAGCAAGAGTGCTACTGTCCGGTGGATTTTAAAGTCATTTCAGAGGCGGGGCATTCTCCGCATCGTGAAGCGCCGGGGGCGACGCTTGACGCAATCGAGCAATTTGCAAGCGCGGCCCTGCGCGACGATCAGGGGCTTCAGGGACGCGCCGCATGA
- a CDS encoding benzoate-CoA ligase family protein — translation MSEGSYNAVTWLLDRNVEEGRGSKLVFDDTVSRLTYGELQHQSCRAANMLRRLGVRREERVAMIMLDTVDFPIVFLGAIRAGIVPVPLNTLLTADQYAYILADCRARVLFVSEALYPVIKDVVGRMPDLEHVVVSGAKQNGHKQLAEEIAGESDQFTTAATHPDEPAFWLYSSGSTGMPKGVRHLHSNLQATADTYAKQVLGIRESDVCLSAAKLFFAYGLGNALTFPMSVGASVILNSERPTPARMFDLMNRYNPSIFYGVPTLFAAMLNDETMKTERGGKNLRICTSAGEALPESVGNSWKARFGVDILDGVGSTELLHIFLSNAPGDIKYGSSGKPVPGYAVRLVNEAGQDVADGEVGELLVDAPSAGEGYWNQRHKSRRTFEGPWTRTGDKYVRDSDGRYTFCGRADDMFKVSGIWVSPFEVESALITHPAVLEAAVVPEADPEGLLKPKAFVVLRPGAKASDLQEMLKEHVKQKIGPWKYPRWIDVVDSLPKTATGKIQRFKLREGAN, via the coding sequence GTGAGCGAGGGATCCTATAACGCGGTGACCTGGCTGCTCGACCGTAACGTCGAGGAGGGCAGGGGAAGCAAGCTCGTCTTCGACGACACCGTTTCGCGGCTCACCTATGGCGAACTCCAGCACCAGAGCTGCCGCGCCGCCAACATGCTGCGCCGGCTCGGCGTACGCCGCGAGGAACGCGTGGCGATGATCATGCTGGATACGGTCGATTTCCCGATCGTGTTCCTGGGCGCAATCCGCGCCGGCATCGTGCCGGTGCCGCTCAACACGCTGCTCACTGCGGACCAATACGCTTACATTCTCGCCGACTGCCGCGCGCGCGTGCTGTTCGTCTCGGAGGCGCTCTATCCCGTCATCAAGGACGTCGTCGGCCGCATGCCCGACCTCGAGCATGTCGTGGTGTCCGGCGCGAAGCAGAACGGCCACAAGCAACTCGCCGAGGAGATCGCCGGCGAGAGCGACCAGTTCACCACCGCGGCGACGCATCCGGACGAGCCGGCGTTCTGGCTCTATTCGTCAGGCTCGACCGGCATGCCCAAGGGCGTCCGCCATCTGCACTCCAATTTGCAGGCGACCGCCGATACCTACGCCAAGCAGGTGCTCGGCATCCGCGAGAGCGACGTCTGCCTCTCCGCGGCAAAGCTGTTCTTCGCCTATGGTCTCGGCAACGCATTGACCTTCCCGATGTCGGTCGGCGCCAGCGTGATCCTGAACAGCGAGCGGCCGACGCCGGCGCGCATGTTCGACCTGATGAATCGCTACAACCCCTCGATCTTCTACGGCGTGCCGACGCTGTTCGCGGCCATGCTCAACGACGAGACGATGAAGACCGAGCGCGGCGGCAAAAACTTGCGCATCTGCACCTCCGCCGGCGAGGCGCTGCCGGAATCCGTCGGCAACAGCTGGAAGGCGCGCTTCGGCGTCGACATTCTCGACGGCGTCGGCTCAACCGAGCTGCTGCACATCTTCCTGTCGAATGCGCCCGGCGACATCAAATACGGCTCGTCCGGCAAGCCGGTGCCGGGCTATGCGGTGCGGCTCGTCAACGAGGCCGGTCAGGACGTCGCCGATGGCGAGGTCGGCGAGCTCCTGGTCGATGCGCCCTCCGCCGGCGAAGGCTACTGGAATCAGCGCCACAAGAGCCGGCGCACCTTCGAGGGCCCGTGGACCCGCACCGGCGACAAATACGTTCGTGACAGCGACGGCCGCTACACCTTCTGCGGCCGCGCCGACGACATGTTCAAGGTCTCCGGCATCTGGGTTTCGCCCTTCGAGGTCGAGAGCGCGCTGATCACGCATCCGGCCGTGCTGGAAGCCGCCGTCGTGCCCGAGGCCGATCCGGAAGGCTTGCTCAAGCCAAAGGCCTTCGTCGTATTGCGGCCCGGCGCCAAGGCGAGCGACCTGCAGGAGATGTTGAAGGAGCACGTCAAGCAGAAGATCGGCCCCTGGAAATATCCGCGCTGGATCGACGTCGTGGACTCCCTGCCGAAGACCGCGACGGGGAAGATCCAGCGGTTCAAGCTGCGGGAAGGGGCGAATTAG
- a CDS encoding helix-turn-helix transcriptional regulator gives MTDSPDAESQFLEQLGQRVRTMRALRGMSRKVLAKVSGISERYIAQLESGKGNVSIVLLRRVSDAMGAHLEDLLPSADPTPDWQMFRDLLRKATPGQIAQAKDLLAGGSATAPRRAPFCGIALIGLRGAGKSTLGRMLAKKIGWSFVELNKEVEQQNGLSVAEIIALYGQEGFRRMEQAALQQLLARNELMVLATGGGIVSEPLTFDQILSSFYTIWLKAEPEEHMARVRRQGDLRPMADDRSAMAELRNILLSREPLYSRATAVVDTAGLSVDAAAVRLIDAVRPVLQNEARSFGLRSVAL, from the coding sequence ATGACCGACAGTCCCGACGCCGAATCTCAATTCCTCGAACAACTCGGCCAGCGTGTGCGCACCATGCGCGCACTGCGCGGCATGTCGCGCAAGGTACTCGCCAAGGTATCAGGCATTTCGGAGCGCTACATCGCGCAGCTCGAGAGCGGCAAGGGCAATGTCTCGATCGTGCTGTTGCGCCGCGTCTCCGATGCTATGGGCGCGCATCTCGAAGATCTGCTGCCTTCGGCCGATCCGACGCCGGACTGGCAGATGTTTCGCGACCTGCTGCGCAAGGCGACCCCTGGCCAGATCGCCCAAGCCAAGGATTTGCTCGCCGGCGGCAGCGCAACCGCGCCGCGGCGCGCGCCTTTCTGCGGCATTGCGCTGATCGGCCTGCGCGGCGCCGGCAAATCGACGCTGGGGCGGATGCTGGCGAAGAAGATCGGCTGGAGCTTCGTCGAGCTCAACAAGGAGGTCGAGCAGCAGAACGGGCTCTCGGTCGCCGAGATCATCGCGCTCTACGGCCAGGAAGGCTTTCGCCGCATGGAGCAGGCGGCCTTGCAGCAGCTGCTCGCGCGCAACGAGTTGATGGTGCTGGCGACCGGCGGCGGCATCGTCTCCGAGCCGCTGACCTTCGACCAGATCCTGTCTTCGTTCTATACGATCTGGCTGAAGGCCGAGCCCGAGGAGCACATGGCCCGCGTCCGCCGCCAGGGCGACCTCCGTCCGATGGCCGACGACCGCTCCGCGATGGCGGAGCTGCGCAACATCTTGCTGAGCCGCGAGCCGCTGTATTCGCGCGCAACGGCGGTGGTGGATACCGCGGGGCTCAGCGTCGATGCCGCGGCGGTGCGGCTGATCGATGCGGTGCGGCCGGTGCTGCAGAACGAGGCGCGCAGCTTCGGCCTGCGCAGCGTGGCGCTGTAG
- a CDS encoding group II truncated hemoglobin, with the protein MTDGTVTVSMFERIGGSSAIDRLVDRFYDRMDTLPEAKIIRAMHADDLGLIRDVLKRYLTEWTGGPRLYTPAKGHPRLRQRHIGFAIGDAERDAWMICMRGALEETVADRAARQDLDKALSGLADWMRNRT; encoded by the coding sequence ATGACCGACGGCACCGTCACCGTCTCCATGTTCGAACGGATCGGCGGGAGTAGCGCGATCGATCGTCTCGTCGATCGCTTCTACGACCGCATGGACACGCTGCCGGAAGCGAAGATCATCCGTGCCATGCATGCGGACGACCTCGGCCTGATCAGGGACGTCTTGAAGCGCTATCTCACCGAATGGACCGGCGGGCCGCGGCTCTATACGCCCGCGAAAGGCCATCCGCGGCTGCGCCAGCGGCACATCGGCTTTGCCATCGGTGATGCCGAGCGCGACGCCTGGATGATTTGCATGCGCGGCGCGCTGGAGGAGACGGTGGCAGATCGCGCCGCGCGGCAGGATCTCGACAAGGCGCTGTCCGGCCTCGCCGACTGGATGCGCAACCGCACCTAG
- a CDS encoding cobalamin B12-binding domain-containing protein gives MLRWCAHCQQFIGEMPPHADLSITHGLCRKCSGEQPDLLSDGEFAHAVVLRDIFQALFAAGRKSDFDAAGPLVDRAIVANCRPVDILVGMIAPMLYEIGRAWERGTLTVAGEHEFTAFAERVVDLVEARMNRASSQRARFAGEGRYFLMNAPGNTHVVGIRILALWLQNQGWQTRHVDELTVLDALSEPSLAGEPKTLLVSIALLEQCEAVRALVERVQALPAPNRPKIVLGGYAVKTRLVPRIPGVVLARDISALGLD, from the coding sequence GTGCTGAGGTGGTGTGCCCATTGCCAGCAGTTCATTGGGGAGATGCCGCCGCACGCGGACCTGAGCATCACGCACGGGCTGTGCCGGAAGTGTTCGGGCGAGCAGCCGGATCTGCTCAGCGACGGTGAGTTTGCCCATGCGGTGGTGCTGCGGGACATCTTTCAGGCGCTGTTTGCCGCCGGTCGCAAGAGCGATTTCGATGCGGCCGGGCCGCTGGTCGACCGGGCCATCGTCGCCAACTGCCGTCCCGTGGACATCCTCGTCGGCATGATCGCGCCGATGCTCTACGAGATCGGCCGCGCCTGGGAGCGCGGCACACTCACGGTCGCGGGCGAGCACGAGTTCACGGCCTTCGCCGAGCGGGTGGTCGATCTTGTCGAGGCGCGGATGAATCGGGCCTCGTCACAACGGGCGCGGTTCGCCGGTGAGGGCCGCTATTTTCTGATGAACGCGCCCGGCAACACCCATGTGGTGGGGATTCGCATTCTCGCGCTCTGGCTGCAGAACCAGGGATGGCAGACGCGTCATGTCGACGAGCTTACGGTTCTCGATGCCTTGTCCGAGCCTTCTCTTGCCGGCGAGCCCAAGACGCTGCTCGTCTCGATCGCATTGCTCGAGCAGTGCGAGGCCGTCAGGGCGCTCGTCGAGCGCGTGCAGGCACTGCCGGCACCTAATCGTCCAAAGATCGTCCTCGGTGGCTACGCCGTCAAAACGCGCCTGGTGCCTCGTATCCCCGGGGTGGTGCTCGCCCGCGACATCAGCGCGCTGGGCCTCGACTGA
- a CDS encoding transglutaminase-like domain-containing protein — MTETLPDTIRRLYTDPGEYIDSDHPAVRQFAETAVRADASVRGKASALYKAVRDGIRYNPYVSMRAAETFRASSVLAAGQGYCVGKAALYAAACRVHGIPARVGFADVKNHLTTEKLRQSMGTDIFTWHGFTEVYVDDAWRKATPTFNDTLCAKVGVAPLDFDGHTDALLHPLDGEGRAYMQYVNDRGAYHDVPAKFLMREMARDYANMQGEDLSGRDMEREAAER, encoded by the coding sequence ATGACCGAAACCCTGCCCGATACCATCCGCCGCCTCTACACCGACCCCGGCGAGTACATCGACAGCGACCACCCCGCCGTGCGGCAATTCGCCGAGACAGCCGTGCGCGCGGATGCGAGCGTGCGCGGCAAGGCGAGCGCGCTCTACAAGGCGGTGCGCGACGGCATCCGCTACAATCCCTATGTCAGCATGCGCGCCGCCGAGACCTTCCGAGCGTCGAGTGTGCTCGCCGCAGGGCAAGGCTATTGCGTCGGCAAGGCCGCACTCTATGCGGCCGCCTGCCGCGTCCACGGCATTCCGGCTCGCGTCGGTTTTGCGGATGTGAAGAACCACCTCACCACCGAGAAGCTGCGCCAGAGCATGGGGACGGACATCTTCACCTGGCATGGCTTTACCGAGGTTTATGTCGATGACGCCTGGCGCAAGGCGACGCCAACCTTCAACGACACGCTCTGCGCCAAGGTCGGCGTGGCCCCACTCGATTTCGACGGCCACACCGACGCGCTGCTACATCCCCTCGACGGCGAGGGACGCGCCTATATGCAATATGTCAACGACCGCGGCGCCTATCACGACGTGCCGGCGAAGTTCTTGATGCGGGAGATGGCGCGCGACTATGCCAACATGCAGGGCGAGGATCTCTCCGGGCGCGACATGGAGCGCGAGGCGGCCGAGCGGTAA
- a CDS encoding PRC-barrel domain-containing protein, with the protein MQHTMVPSDRVEHVAVYGRDGTKLGTIERLMLDKVSGTVAYAVIKTGRLLGTHHHYPVQWSSLKYDPGRQAFQIDLTPEQLSSGPCEADGDEFDWGDRSRPYQHPNYWSI; encoded by the coding sequence ATGCAACACACCATGGTTCCCAGTGATCGCGTCGAGCACGTCGCCGTCTATGGCCGTGACGGCACCAAGCTCGGCACGATCGAGAGATTGATGCTCGACAAGGTGAGCGGAACCGTCGCCTACGCCGTCATCAAGACCGGGCGACTGCTCGGCACCCATCACCATTATCCCGTGCAGTGGAGCTCGCTGAAATATGATCCGGGACGTCAGGCCTTCCAGATCGATCTGACGCCGGAACAATTGAGCAGCGGCCCCTGCGAAGCCGATGGCGATGAATTCGACTGGGGCGACCGCTCGCGGCCGTACCAGCATCCGAACTACTGGTCGATCTAG
- the ybaL gene encoding YbaL family putative K(+) efflux transporter, producing MPHDTPLIATIVAGLGLAFVLGTIAQRFRVPPLVGYLLAGVAVGPFTPGYVADQALATELSELGIILLMFGVGLHFSLQDLLSVRKIAVPGAVVQIAAATVMGLGLAVLMGWSIGAGLVFGLALSVASTVVLLRAMQERRLMETDRGRIAVGWLIVEDLAMVLVLVLFPAIASLQGGSDGKPAFDPLAAQLGLGLAGVVMLTVVKIVVFIGLMLVVGRRFIPWILHYIAHTGSRELFRLGVLAIALCIAFGASKLFDVSLALGAFFAGMMLRESPLSARAAQESLPLRDAFAVLFFVSVGMMFDPLSVIREPWPLLATLAIIMLGKSAAAFLIVILFRHPVATALTISASLSQIGEFSFILAELGVSSQILPKEGRDLIMAGAILSIMLNPLMFAAVTWLAPLLEPRRDEPQAVAAVPEPIRTTELTDHTIVIGYGRVGALVGDALMQRQWPFLVAEVGERVLEKLKQGGIETVMGNAAKPEILGATNPSRAKHLVIAIPEAFEAGQIVQQARAANPDIQIIARAHADAEVEHLKGLGADVVIMGEREIARGMIEELERRYPDAAQTPPTIAAGSVL from the coding sequence ATGCCGCATGACACGCCTCTCATCGCCACCATCGTTGCTGGACTTGGACTAGCTTTCGTACTCGGAACAATCGCGCAACGGTTCCGTGTTCCGCCGTTGGTTGGCTATCTCCTTGCGGGCGTCGCGGTCGGCCCGTTCACGCCGGGATACGTTGCCGATCAAGCGCTTGCCACCGAGCTCTCCGAACTTGGCATCATCTTGCTGATGTTCGGCGTCGGGCTGCATTTCTCCCTTCAGGATCTGCTCAGTGTGCGCAAGATCGCCGTTCCCGGCGCCGTCGTGCAGATCGCGGCCGCAACGGTGATGGGGCTCGGTCTTGCAGTTCTGATGGGCTGGAGCATCGGCGCGGGTCTCGTGTTCGGATTGGCCTTGTCAGTCGCGAGCACTGTCGTCCTTCTTCGCGCAATGCAGGAGCGGCGGCTGATGGAAACCGATCGCGGCCGCATCGCCGTCGGCTGGCTTATCGTCGAGGACCTCGCGATGGTGCTCGTGCTGGTGCTTTTTCCGGCGATCGCGAGCCTCCAGGGTGGATCCGATGGCAAGCCTGCCTTCGATCCGCTCGCGGCGCAGCTGGGCCTCGGACTGGCCGGCGTCGTGATGCTGACGGTCGTCAAGATCGTCGTGTTCATCGGCTTGATGCTGGTGGTGGGGCGCCGCTTCATCCCCTGGATCCTGCATTACATTGCGCACACGGGCTCGCGAGAACTGTTCCGCCTGGGCGTGCTCGCGATTGCACTCTGCATCGCGTTCGGAGCCTCGAAGCTGTTCGACGTCTCGCTCGCGCTGGGCGCCTTCTTCGCCGGCATGATGCTGCGGGAATCGCCGCTCAGCGCGCGCGCCGCGCAGGAATCGCTGCCGCTGCGCGATGCCTTCGCGGTGCTGTTTTTCGTCTCTGTCGGCATGATGTTCGATCCGCTCAGCGTCATCCGTGAGCCTTGGCCTTTGCTGGCGACGCTTGCGATCATCATGCTCGGCAAATCCGCTGCGGCATTCCTGATCGTGATCCTGTTCCGTCATCCGGTCGCGACCGCGCTGACGATCTCCGCAAGCCTATCGCAAATCGGCGAGTTCTCCTTCATCCTGGCAGAACTAGGCGTTTCCTCGCAAATTTTGCCGAAGGAGGGCCGCGATCTGATCATGGCGGGGGCGATCCTTTCCATCATGCTCAATCCGCTGATGTTTGCAGCCGTCACCTGGCTGGCGCCGCTGCTAGAGCCGCGCCGGGATGAGCCGCAAGCGGTCGCCGCAGTGCCCGAGCCGATCCGCACAACTGAGCTGACCGACCATACGATCGTGATCGGCTATGGCCGCGTCGGCGCACTCGTTGGCGATGCGTTGATGCAGCGGCAATGGCCATTTCTCGTCGCCGAAGTCGGAGAGCGCGTGCTCGAGAAGCTGAAGCAGGGCGGCATCGAAACCGTCATGGGCAACGCCGCGAAGCCCGAGATTCTCGGTGCGACCAACCCCTCTCGCGCGAAGCATCTGGTGATCGCGATCCCAGAAGCGTTCGAGGCGGGACAGATCGTGCAACAGGCGCGTGCCGCCAATCCGGACATTCAGATCATCGCGCGGGCGCATGCGGATGCCGAAGTCGAGCACTTGAAGGGGCTGGGCGCGGATGTCGTGATCATGGGTGAACGCGAAATCGCGCGCGGCATGATCGAGGAGCTGGAGAGGAGATATCCAGATGCTGCCCAAACTCCCCCTACCATCGCGGCGGGTTCGGTCCTTTGA
- a CDS encoding IclR family transcriptional regulator domain-containing protein, producing the protein MPKLKRNETEDRSTDFVEALDRGLRLLQCFGATAGPMTLSDLARAADLPRATARRMLFTLQRGGYVGGDGKLFSLTPHVLTLAASYLRSNQLVAVLQPVLDRVATAANEISSLAVLDHDDVVFVARSSPARMFSGGLEIGYRLPAFCTSVGRAMLGQLDDVELAARLKAMTREALTPQTVTDPKALLARIASDRAHAYSLVDREAEPHFRSISVPVHRYDNVIVAAINMGAHVDRVTERELIDRFLPLLRDGAESVRSQLL; encoded by the coding sequence ATGCCTAAGCTGAAGCGGAATGAGACCGAGGATCGGTCGACAGATTTCGTCGAGGCGCTCGATCGTGGCCTGCGCCTGCTTCAATGTTTTGGCGCGACTGCCGGCCCGATGACGCTGAGCGATCTCGCACGGGCCGCCGATCTGCCGCGCGCCACCGCGCGGCGCATGCTGTTCACGCTGCAGCGCGGCGGTTACGTCGGTGGTGATGGCAAGCTGTTCTCGCTGACGCCCCATGTGCTGACCCTGGCGGCGTCGTATTTGCGCTCCAATCAGCTCGTTGCGGTGCTTCAGCCCGTGCTCGATCGCGTAGCGACCGCGGCCAACGAAATCTCCTCCCTCGCGGTGCTGGATCACGATGATGTCGTGTTCGTCGCGCGCAGCAGTCCGGCGCGGATGTTCTCCGGGGGGCTCGAGATCGGCTATCGGCTGCCGGCCTTCTGCACCTCGGTCGGCCGCGCCATGCTCGGTCAGCTCGACGATGTCGAGCTTGCCGCGCGTCTGAAGGCGATGACGCGCGAGGCGTTGACGCCGCAGACCGTGACGGACCCGAAGGCGCTGCTCGCGCGCATCGCTTCCGACCGCGCGCATGCCTATTCACTGGTCGATCGTGAAGCCGAGCCGCATTTCCGCTCGATCTCGGTTCCCGTGCATCGTTACGACAATGTGATCGTCGCCGCCATCAACATGGGCGCCCATGTCGATCGCGTGACGGAACGGGAATTGATCGATCGTTTTCTGCCGCTGCTGCGCGATGGCGCGGAGTCGGTGCGCTCGCAACTGCTGTGA